The following proteins come from a genomic window of Montipora capricornis isolate CH-2021 chromosome 9, ASM3666992v2, whole genome shotgun sequence:
- the LOC138016574 gene encoding melanopsin-like gives MNNSSVNELHKCSQTSSAFIASSIFFLSIASFVGNILIVVTFLKTSSLRTSTNYLIVNMAISDLLSSATNWPLAATEGLLSRTLVIDGSTATFVCKIGFFSRVISQAVSIESLLLIVVDRYIAIVLPFQSILITRRSRFILVSLTWIFPQFPSFPFFIASEVIEVDHQTFCNTFVAWNEIEKSVFYAAGFLILYVIPFTMMIVLYLRIMKSLRQARTGFNGEQRENQRTRNHQQNRVVMRVFALIVSCFVICWTPLCVYIVLHKTFPTSLFPKNSCKLEIFKGTEANVSLFHLKFFALVQRST, from the exons ATGAATAATTCTAGCGTGAACGAATTGCACAAGTGTTCTCAAACTTCTTCCGCGTTTATCGCCTCTTCGATTTTCTTTCTAAGCATTGCATCGTTTGTGGGTAACATCTTGATAGTAGTCACGTTTCTAAAGACCTCAAGCCTCAGAACAAGTACCAACTACCTCATAGTCAACATGGCGATCTCCGATCTGCTATCTTCTGCCACCAACTGGCCACTCGCGGCAACTGAGGGTTTACTTTCAAGAACGCTAGTGATTGATGGATCCACAGCTACCTTCGTATGTAAAATCGGATTTTTCTCCAGAGTTATATCGCAAGCTGTCTCTATTGAAAGTTTACTGTTGATCGTTGTGGACAGATATATTGCGATAGTCCTACCCTTTCAGTCGATATTGATTACTAGACGATCACGATTTATCCTCGTGTCTTTAACTTGGATTTTCCCTCAATTTCCCTCCTTTCCGTTCTTTATCGCCAGCGAAGTCATTGAGGTTGATCACCAGACTTTTTGTAACACCTTCGTTGCATGGAACGAAATTGAAAAATCTGTATTCTATGCTGCAGGTTTTTTGATATTATATGTCATACCTTTTACAATGATGATTGTGCTCTATTTGAGAATAATGAAGAGTCTACGGCAGGCGAGAACAGGGTTTAATGGGGAACAGAGAGAGAATCAGAGAACGAggaatcatcaacaaaatcgTGTTGTGATGAGAGTCTTCGCTTTGATAGTTAGTTGCTTTGTGATCTGCTGGACACCTCTCTGTGTGTATATCGTACTCCACAAAACCTTTCCAACGTCATTGTTCCCGAAGAACAGCTGCAAG CTCGAGATTTTCAAGGGCACTGAAGCAaatgtttcattgtttcacCTGAAATTCTTCGCCCTGGTGCAAAGGTCGACGTGA